The following are from one region of the Variovorax sp. V213 genome:
- a CDS encoding MHYT domain-containing protein — MTPLVVGQLLSPEYSLGLVALSFLISFAGSLVALICAGRMVGADGKPNLAVVACAAVALGGIGIWSMHFIGMLAYRLPVGISYNLPLTVVSLVAAILISGIALYLAGGRRRFSKAGWLAGSLLAGVGVCVMHYMGMFAMNMRASMDFDPTIVALSVAIAITAAGAALWLAFNLRRLSHQIAAAAVMGVAVCTMHYVGMSAASMICIAAAPTDALAIGGNYMGLTVFGTAGAVLIFIYWVITGSSLDAPAAPQRARTS; from the coding sequence CGCCCGAGTATTCGCTCGGACTGGTGGCACTCTCGTTCCTCATCTCGTTCGCAGGTTCCCTGGTGGCGCTGATCTGTGCGGGGCGCATGGTTGGCGCCGACGGCAAACCCAATCTCGCGGTCGTGGCGTGCGCCGCGGTGGCGCTGGGGGGCATCGGTATCTGGTCGATGCATTTCATCGGCATGCTGGCGTACCGGCTGCCGGTGGGCATTTCGTACAACCTGCCGCTGACCGTGGTGTCGCTCGTGGCAGCCATCCTGATTTCGGGCATTGCGCTGTACCTGGCGGGCGGGCGGCGCAGATTCAGCAAGGCCGGCTGGCTGGCCGGCAGCCTGCTGGCCGGCGTGGGCGTCTGCGTGATGCACTACATGGGCATGTTTGCAATGAACATGCGCGCCTCGATGGACTTCGACCCCACCATCGTGGCGCTGTCGGTGGCCATCGCGATCACCGCGGCCGGTGCGGCCCTGTGGCTGGCCTTCAACCTGCGCCGGCTGAGCCACCAGATCGCCGCCGCCGCGGTGATGGGCGTCGCCGTCTGCACCATGCACTATGTGGGCATGAGCGCCGCCAGCATGATCTGCATCGCGGCCGCGCCCACCGATGCACTGGCCATCGGCGGCAACTACATGGGACTGACGGTGTTCGGCACGGCCGGCGCGGTGCTGATCTTCATCTACTGGGTGATCACGGGCTCCAGCCTGGACGCACCCGCTGCGCCACAGCGGGCCCGCACCAGCTAA
- a CDS encoding acyl-CoA carboxylase subunit beta, translating into MPAIESRLHTASESFQAHRAGMLALLGQVRSHEARSAAASNASAERFARRGQLLPRERLALLLDTGAPFLPLASLAGLGHDHEDLGKSVPGGGVIAGIGRVSGVRCMVSASDSGIDAGALQPMGLDKQLRVQEIALENKLPYVQLVESAGANLMQYRVQDFVRGGGIFRNLARLSAAGLPVVTVTHGSSTAGGAYQTGLSDYIVMVRDRTRAFLAGPPLLKAATGEIATEEELGGAVMHTHVSGLGDYLAEDDRDAIRIARSILGGIDWARDEAPRRFAPPLYEAEELLGIMPGDGRRPVDMREVIARIADGSEFLEFSEHYGSATVCGHMRLEGHAVGIVTNNGPIDSDGATKATHFIQACCQSRTPIVYLQNITGYMVGRAHEEAGIIKHGAKMIQAVTSATVPQITLHCGASYGAGNYGMCGRGFAPRFCFSWPNARTAVMGGEQAAQTMAIVMEAGMSRKGTLDRAKIDAMQRQIVERFERQTSVFTTSALLLDDGVIDPRDTRAVLAEVLSVCRDADARVAQAMQFSVARP; encoded by the coding sequence ATGCCCGCCATCGAATCCCGGCTCCACACGGCCAGCGAATCCTTCCAGGCCCACCGCGCCGGCATGCTCGCGCTGCTCGGGCAGGTGCGATCGCACGAGGCCCGCTCGGCGGCGGCCTCGAATGCCTCGGCCGAGCGCTTTGCCAGGCGCGGCCAGCTGCTGCCCCGCGAACGGCTCGCGCTGCTGCTCGACACCGGCGCGCCCTTTCTGCCGCTGGCCTCGCTTGCGGGCCTGGGCCACGACCACGAAGACCTCGGCAAGAGCGTGCCCGGCGGCGGCGTGATCGCCGGCATCGGCCGGGTTTCTGGCGTGCGCTGCATGGTCAGCGCGTCGGACTCGGGCATCGACGCCGGCGCGCTGCAGCCCATGGGCCTGGACAAGCAACTGCGCGTGCAGGAGATCGCGCTCGAGAACAAGCTGCCCTACGTCCAGCTGGTGGAAAGCGCGGGCGCCAATCTCATGCAATACCGCGTGCAGGACTTCGTGCGCGGCGGCGGCATCTTCCGCAACCTGGCGCGGCTTTCCGCCGCGGGCCTGCCGGTGGTGACCGTGACGCATGGCTCATCGACCGCGGGCGGCGCCTACCAGACCGGGCTTTCCGACTACATCGTGATGGTGCGGGATCGCACCCGCGCCTTCCTGGCGGGACCGCCGCTGCTCAAGGCGGCCACCGGCGAAATTGCCACCGAGGAGGAGCTGGGCGGCGCCGTGATGCACACCCACGTCTCGGGCCTTGGCGACTACCTGGCCGAGGACGACCGCGACGCGATCCGCATCGCGCGCTCGATCCTCGGCGGCATCGACTGGGCCCGCGACGAGGCGCCGCGCCGGTTCGCGCCGCCGCTGTACGAGGCCGAAGAACTGCTCGGCATCATGCCGGGCGATGGCCGGCGTCCGGTGGACATGCGCGAGGTCATCGCGCGCATTGCCGACGGCTCCGAGTTTCTCGAGTTCAGCGAGCACTACGGCAGCGCCACGGTGTGCGGGCACATGCGGCTCGAAGGCCACGCGGTGGGCATCGTCACCAACAACGGGCCCATCGACTCCGATGGCGCGACCAAGGCCACGCACTTCATCCAGGCCTGCTGCCAGTCGCGCACGCCCATCGTCTACCTGCAGAACATCACCGGCTACATGGTGGGCCGCGCGCACGAAGAGGCCGGCATCATCAAGCACGGCGCCAAGATGATCCAGGCCGTGACCAGCGCCACGGTGCCGCAGATCACGCTGCATTGCGGCGCCTCTTACGGCGCCGGCAACTACGGCATGTGCGGCCGCGGCTTTGCGCCGCGCTTCTGCTTTTCGTGGCCCAACGCGCGCACCGCGGTGATGGGTGGCGAGCAGGCGGCGCAGACCATGGCCATCGTGATGGAAGCAGGAATGTCTCGCAAGGGAACGCTCGACCGCGCGAAGATCGATGCCATGCAGCGGCAGATTGTCGAGCGCTTCGAGCGCCAGACCAGCGTGTTCACCACCAGCGCGCTGCTGCTCGACGACGGCGTGATCGATCCGCGCGACACGCGCGCGGTGCTGGCCGAAGTGCTCTCGGTCTGCCGCGATGCCGATGCGCGCGTGGCGCAGGCGATGCAGTTTTCGGTGGCGCGGCCATGA